The proteins below are encoded in one region of Enhydrobacter sp.:
- a CDS encoding glycosyltransferase, with translation MRCLWLTLADPEPQHNGQYVYSGGLIESVAATGSEIEVLGLRRPESSRCNGTRDAHGVWWLPSDPLDPSQSRWGSLASWLPHIAYRGRTAEMRRTLRDLLNKGGWDGIVFDGISVGWALDQVRDHYAGRRDRPRLIYVSHNHEESLRAQVAESQRPFLRRQAVRFDAVKVSRLERDLVDSVDFVTAITPEDLQLYRRRRNDKPMGVITPGYSGRRLAERRISTRLPRRAIIVGSFDWIAKRMNLEEFVDVADPLFAGQQVELQAVGSADESFLRQLRRKTQATRFTGTVADLNRYLDEARIAIVPERNGGGFKLKVLEYVFNRIPVFALSGSFAGVPLIHDDSVMLFPDHAALAQGVVDAIDDVDFLNRLQERAFAVCRDRFDWPSRGRQILSAIAAP, from the coding sequence ATGCGTTGCCTGTGGCTGACGCTCGCCGACCCCGAACCGCAGCACAACGGACAGTACGTCTATTCGGGCGGGCTGATCGAGTCGGTGGCGGCGACGGGCAGCGAGATCGAGGTGTTGGGCCTGCGTCGGCCCGAGTCGTCGCGCTGCAACGGGACGCGCGACGCGCACGGTGTGTGGTGGCTGCCGAGCGACCCGCTCGATCCAAGCCAGTCGCGCTGGGGCAGCCTTGCATCGTGGCTGCCGCACATCGCCTATCGCGGGCGCACGGCGGAGATGCGGCGCACCCTGCGCGACCTGCTGAACAAAGGCGGCTGGGACGGCATCGTGTTCGATGGCATCTCGGTCGGCTGGGCGCTGGACCAGGTGCGCGATCACTATGCCGGTCGCCGTGATCGACCGCGGCTGATCTATGTCTCGCACAATCACGAGGAGAGCCTGCGCGCGCAGGTGGCCGAGAGCCAGCGGCCGTTCCTGCGCCGCCAGGCCGTGCGATTCGATGCGGTCAAGGTCTCGCGGCTCGAGCGCGACCTGGTCGACTCGGTCGACTTCGTCACCGCCATCACGCCGGAGGACCTGCAGCTCTACCGGCGCCGGCGCAACGACAAGCCGATGGGCGTGATCACACCCGGCTACAGCGGTCGCCGCCTTGCCGAGCGGCGGATCTCGACGAGGCTGCCGCGGCGGGCGATCATCGTCGGTTCGTTCGACTGGATCGCCAAGCGCATGAACCTCGAGGAGTTCGTCGACGTGGCCGATCCGCTGTTTGCCGGCCAGCAGGTCGAGCTGCAGGCGGTCGGCAGCGCCGACGAGAGTTTCCTGAGGCAGCTCCGGCGCAAGACGCAGGCGACGCGCTTCACCGGCACGGTGGCCGACCTCAACCGGTACCTCGACGAGGCGCGCATCGCCATCGTGCCGGAGCGCAACGGCGGCGGCTTCAAGCTCAAGGTCCTGGAATACGTTTTCAATCGCATCCCCGTCTTCGCTCTTTCGGGCTCCTTCGCCGGCGTACCGCTGATCCACGACGACAGCGTCATGCTCTTCCCCGACCATGCGGCGCTGGCGCAGGGCGTGGTCGACGCCATCGACGACGTCGACTTCCTGAACCGCCTGCAGGAGCGCGCCTTCGCGGTATGCCGCGATCGCTTCGACTGGCCGAGCCGGGGCCGGCAGATCCTGTCCGCCATCGCCGCTCCATGA
- a CDS encoding glycosyltransferase family 4 protein, producing the protein MRSPKRIALHDYCGHPFQFALSRELARRGHEVRHFFFAEDMGPKGDVRRLPDDPGTFSIEPISIGRAYSKQNLIRRRQADVLYGQLASRRIAAFAPDVTISGNTPLEAQASILEGVRQTGSAFLFWMQDFYSLAAAKILSRKIPVVGHAIGSYYRHLEASMLRRSDGIVLVSDDFKPALRSFGVSDDAIDVIPNWGALDTLPLRPKTNAWSERHGLSDKFVFLYSGTLALKHNPDLLWALAERFENDPEVVIAVAASGVSYEALKARNASAPKPNLLFLPLQPMDVFPDVLGAADVLVALLENDAGPFSVPSKVLSYFCGGRPILLSAPTSNLSVRLVEKAGAGLCVPAGDRQAFVAAADRLRSQSQACFDLGAAGRAYAESAFDISSVADRFEASFARAAGRAQRSP; encoded by the coding sequence ATGCGCAGCCCGAAGAGGATCGCCCTTCACGACTATTGCGGCCATCCGTTCCAGTTCGCGCTCTCGCGCGAGCTGGCGCGGCGTGGTCACGAAGTGCGGCACTTCTTCTTCGCCGAGGACATGGGGCCCAAGGGCGATGTACGCCGGCTGCCGGATGACCCCGGCACCTTCTCCATCGAGCCCATCTCGATCGGCCGGGCCTACTCCAAGCAGAACCTGATCCGCAGGCGTCAGGCGGACGTCCTTTACGGCCAGCTCGCCAGCCGCAGGATTGCGGCGTTCGCACCCGACGTGACGATTTCGGGAAACACGCCGCTCGAGGCGCAAGCCTCGATCCTCGAGGGCGTCCGGCAGACGGGCTCCGCCTTCCTGTTCTGGATGCAGGACTTCTACAGCCTGGCGGCGGCGAAGATCCTGAGCCGGAAGATTCCCGTCGTCGGCCACGCCATCGGCAGCTACTACAGGCATCTCGAAGCCAGCATGTTGCGCCGAAGCGACGGGATCGTCCTCGTCAGCGACGACTTCAAGCCGGCGCTCAGGAGCTTCGGCGTATCGGATGACGCGATCGATGTCATCCCCAACTGGGGCGCCCTCGATACGCTGCCGCTGCGGCCGAAGACCAATGCGTGGTCAGAGCGCCACGGGCTTTCCGACAAGTTCGTCTTTCTCTACTCCGGCACGCTGGCCCTGAAGCACAATCCGGACTTGCTGTGGGCGCTTGCCGAGCGTTTCGAGAACGATCCCGAGGTGGTCATCGCGGTCGCCGCCTCCGGCGTCAGCTACGAGGCCCTGAAGGCGCGCAACGCCTCGGCGCCCAAGCCGAATCTTCTGTTCCTCCCCTTGCAGCCGATGGACGTCTTTCCCGACGTTCTCGGCGCGGCCGACGTCCTGGTCGCGCTGCTCGAGAACGATGCGGGCCCGTTCTCCGTCCCGTCGAAAGTCCTGAGCTACTTCTGCGGCGGCCGACCCATCCTGCTGTCCGCCCCGACCAGCAATCTTTCGGTGCGGCTGGTCGAGAAGGCCGGCGCCGGGCTTTGCGTCCCGGCAGGAGACCGGCAGGCCTTCGTCGCGGCCGCCGACCGTCTGCGCAGCCAATCGCAGGCCTGCTTCGACCTTGGCGCGGCGGGGCGCGCCTATGCCGAGAGCGCCTTCGACATCTCGAGCGTCGCGGATCGCTTCGAAGCCAGCTTCGCCAGGGCGGCGGGCAGAGCTCAGCGAAGTCCCTGA
- a CDS encoding undecaprenyl-phosphate glucose phosphotransferase — protein sequence MIRNGTPTVSEAIVKRSVAGFDAVAILGAGVAAVHWAAPAVDWHLAGLVVLLGTILGVNFLHLAGAYRFAVFARFETAVTRLLIGWTCTVAALFLATRLFEPVMAAEGPWAMAWLAGALALMGAGRFVLWQRMRAWRQAGRLGDAVAVVGAGPIGQRLLRDLASRDSGLRVIGVYDDGAADLPKHCMGHPIRGTVDELVKDAREHHIDTVIVALPLSADRQLVDTLNRLCLVPVDVRLCPDSFGLRLGTVAASHIAGHTFLNVIDRPLRDWRWIAKEIEDRLLGGLILTAIAPLLLVIALLIKLDSPGPVLFRQKRYGFNNTLIDVLKFRTMYTDQTDANAEQLTRRNDPRITRVGAFLRRTSLDELPQFLNVVRGEMSIVGPRPHALAAKAGTLLYQDAVKYYDARHRVKPGITGWAQVNGWRGETDTVEQIKKRVEHDLYYIEHWSILLDLKIIARTIFGGFTGQHAF from the coding sequence ATGATCCGTAACGGTACCCCCACCGTTTCCGAGGCGATCGTCAAGCGCTCGGTCGCGGGCTTCGATGCCGTCGCCATCTTGGGCGCCGGCGTCGCCGCCGTGCACTGGGCGGCGCCCGCTGTCGACTGGCATCTGGCAGGCTTGGTCGTGCTGCTCGGCACCATCCTCGGCGTCAATTTCCTCCACCTGGCCGGCGCCTATCGCTTCGCCGTCTTTGCCCGCTTCGAGACGGCGGTGACGCGGCTGCTGATCGGCTGGACCTGTACCGTCGCCGCCTTGTTCCTCGCCACGCGGCTGTTCGAGCCGGTGATGGCGGCGGAAGGCCCGTGGGCGATGGCCTGGCTTGCCGGCGCACTGGCGCTGATGGGCGCGGGCCGCTTCGTCCTGTGGCAGCGCATGCGCGCTTGGCGCCAGGCCGGCCGGCTCGGCGACGCCGTAGCGGTCGTCGGCGCCGGCCCGATCGGGCAACGCCTGCTGCGCGATCTCGCAAGTCGCGACAGCGGCCTGCGCGTCATCGGCGTCTACGACGACGGCGCGGCCGACCTGCCCAAGCACTGCATGGGCCACCCGATCCGCGGCACCGTCGACGAGCTGGTGAAGGATGCACGCGAGCACCATATCGACACGGTGATTGTCGCCCTGCCGCTGTCGGCCGATCGTCAGCTCGTTGACACGCTGAACAGGCTCTGCCTGGTGCCGGTGGATGTGCGGCTGTGCCCGGACTCGTTCGGGCTGCGCCTGGGCACGGTGGCGGCCAGCCATATCGCCGGTCATACATTCCTCAACGTGATCGACCGGCCGCTGCGCGACTGGCGCTGGATCGCCAAGGAAATCGAGGATCGCCTGCTGGGAGGCCTCATCCTGACAGCGATCGCGCCCCTTCTGCTGGTGATCGCGCTCCTGATCAAGCTCGACAGCCCCGGCCCGGTCCTGTTCCGGCAGAAGCGCTACGGCTTCAACAACACGCTGATCGATGTCCTGAAATTCCGCACCATGTACACCGATCAGACCGACGCCAACGCCGAGCAGCTCACGCGCCGCAACGACCCGCGCATCACGCGGGTCGGTGCTTTCCTGCGTCGAACCAGTCTGGACGAGCTGCCGCAATTCCTGAATGTGGTTCGCGGCGAGATGTCGATCGTGGGGCCGCGGCCGCATGCGCTCGCGGCCAAGGCCGGCACCCTTCTCTACCAGGATGCCGTCAAGTATTACGACGCCCGTCATCGCGTGAAGCCAGGCATCACCGGCTGGGCCCAGGTCAACGGCTGGCGGGGCGAAACCGACACCGTCGAGCAGATCAAGAAGCGTGTCGAACATGACCTCTACTACATCGAGCACTGGTCGATCCTTCTCGACCTCAAGATCATCGCCCGCACGATCTTTGGCGGATTCACCGGCCAGCACGCCTTCTGA
- a CDS encoding glycosyltransferase, translated as MPWSAASPSTASPSTARREPPKILIFEPEAEGHTLEWLDAIVRLAVSEGTGAELWLVVAEGLCGPLARLLPGSSRDRIRIVPLPAREARRCIGRPLARAGFWRWWTMRKYLSKTGAQHGLFLSIDLLTLPLALGLGAHGKALSGVLFRPSVHYREIGPYRPTIGDRLRDLQKAVLYPLMLRNRAVERILTLDPFFPVYARTYYRHGDKVSALPEPCPPEAKPTANDNEGDFVPAGRTGFLLFGYLAERKGPLAVLDALRLLPPEVTSRIAILFAGKVDPSLRPRLEQRRQALMQERPDLWLRIDDRRLERSELAALVRRSDVVLAPYQKFVGSSGVLMWAAVNGRPVLAQDFGLVGRLTREHRLGVSVDSCDPAQLASEIAHMVERGPATFIDLPAAARFVATQTPQRFASVVLSV; from the coding sequence ATGCCCTGGTCGGCCGCTAGCCCGTCGACCGCCAGCCCGTCGACCGCGCGACGGGAACCGCCGAAGATCCTGATCTTCGAGCCTGAAGCCGAGGGCCATACGCTGGAATGGCTGGATGCGATAGTGCGTCTTGCCGTCTCGGAGGGCACCGGCGCCGAGCTCTGGCTGGTGGTCGCGGAAGGGCTGTGCGGGCCGCTCGCACGTTTGTTGCCAGGCTCCTCCCGGGACCGCATCCGCATTGTCCCCTTGCCGGCCCGGGAGGCGCGGCGCTGCATCGGGCGACCGCTCGCGCGGGCAGGCTTCTGGCGCTGGTGGACCATGCGCAAGTACCTGAGCAAGACCGGTGCGCAGCATGGTCTTTTCCTCTCGATCGACCTTCTGACGCTGCCGCTGGCGCTCGGCCTCGGGGCTCATGGCAAGGCCCTGTCGGGTGTATTGTTCCGGCCGTCGGTGCACTACCGCGAGATCGGCCCCTACCGCCCGACCATCGGCGACCGGCTGCGCGACCTTCAGAAGGCGGTGCTCTATCCCCTGATGCTGCGCAATCGCGCCGTGGAACGGATCCTGACGCTCGATCCTTTTTTCCCAGTCTATGCGCGAACCTACTATCGACACGGCGACAAGGTGTCGGCACTGCCGGAACCCTGTCCGCCGGAGGCCAAGCCGACGGCGAACGACAACGAGGGCGACTTCGTGCCGGCCGGTCGCACCGGCTTCCTGCTGTTCGGCTATCTGGCGGAGCGCAAGGGACCGCTGGCCGTGCTCGATGCACTGCGTCTGCTGCCGCCCGAGGTCACCTCGCGCATTGCCATCCTGTTCGCGGGCAAGGTGGACCCGTCGCTGCGCCCCCGCCTCGAGCAGCGTCGCCAGGCCTTGATGCAGGAGCGTCCCGACCTCTGGCTGCGCATCGACGACCGCCGGCTGGAGAGGAGCGAGCTTGCGGCGCTCGTGCGCCGAAGCGACGTCGTCCTGGCGCCCTATCAGAAGTTCGTCGGCTCGAGCGGCGTTCTGATGTGGGCCGCGGTCAACGGACGGCCGGTCCTGGCACAGGACTTTGGCCTGGTCGGCCGACTGACGCGTGAGCACCGCCTGGGCGTGTCCGTGGACTCGTGCGATCCCGCCCAGCTTGCCAGTGAGATCGCACACATGGTCGAGCGCGGACCGGCCACCTTCATCGACCTCCCGGCGGCCGCTCGCTTCGTTGCCACACAAACGCCACAACGCTTCGCATCGGTCGTGCTTTCGGTGTGA